A single window of Carassius auratus strain Wakin chromosome 9, ASM336829v1, whole genome shotgun sequence DNA harbors:
- the LOC113109294 gene encoding growth hormone-regulated TBC protein 1-A-like: protein MEETQNMENHFNDSASSDSNDCQRVDQYGFERAEDFNYESYEDFMSRHLAVVTRRSKKWTKLLQGTVKVEKNIKVKRYVRKGVPCEHRTQIWMAASGAQDQLDRNPGYYHSLLKAEHDPKIEEVIRADMHRTFPDNIQFRASSEPCLQKALFNVLLAYGYHNKDVGYCQGMNFIAGYLLIITKDEEKSFWLMDALIGKILPDYYTPTMLGLQMDQEVLGELVRMKVPAVWQVMNRHNVMWTLVVSRWFICLYVDILPVETVLRIWDCLFYEGSKILFRVALTMIRHNENLISQAQSLSEICERFKQITHGEYVEDCHTFMQKIFMEPGGLSTATITKLRKMCRNRITSA from the exons ATGGAAGAGACGCAGAACATGGAGAATCACTTTAATGATTCCGCCAGTTCAGACAGCAACGACTGCCAGAG GGTAGACCAATATGGATTTGAGAGAGCGGAAGATTTCAACTATGAATCCTATGAGGACTTTATGTCCAGGCATTTAGCTGTTGTCACTAGAAGGTCAAAGAAGTGGACGAAACTTTTGCAGGGCACTGTAAAAGTTGAGAAAAACATAAAAG TGAAGCGATATGTGAGGAAAGGGGTTCCATGTGAACATCGCACTCAGATCTGGATGGCAGCTAGTGGAGCCCAGGACCAGCTGGACAGAAATCCTGGCTACTATCATTCTCTATTAAAGGCTGAGCATGACCCTAAAATAGAAGAGGTTATACGTGCTG atatgCACAGAACCTTTCCTGACAACATTCAGTTCCGTGCCTCCTCCGAGCCATGTTTACAGAAAGCCCTGTTTAATGTACTACTGGCCTATGGATACCACAATAAGGATGTTGGTTACTGTCAG GGAATGAACTTTATTGCTGGATACCTCCTCATCATCACCAAAGATGAAGAGAAGTCTTTCTGGTTAATGGATGCTTTAATTGGCAAGATCTTACCAG ACTATTACACACCAACAATGCTGGGGCTTCAAATGGATCAAGAGGTGCTTGGAGAGCTTGTCAGGATGAAGGTTCCTGCTGTCTGGCAGGTCATGAATAGACACAATGTAATGTGGACCCTGGTGGTTTCACGCTGGTTCATCTGCCTGTATGTGGACATACTTCCTGTAGAG ACAGTGCTGAGAATATGGGACTGCCTGTTTTACGAGGGATCCAAGATCCTGTTCAGAGTGGCTTTGACGATGATTCGTCACAATGAGAACCTCATCTCACAGGCACAGAGTCTCTCAGAAATCTGCGAACGCTTCAAACAGATCACTCATGGGGAGTACGTAGAGGACTGCCATACATTCATGCAG AAAATCTTTATGGAGCCCGGAGGTCTCTCTACAGCAACAATTACTAAACTCAGGAAGATGTGCAGGAATCGCATTACTTCTGCTTGA
- the LOC113109274 gene encoding lysosome-associated membrane glycoprotein 1-like: protein MIPVIREQNMLSATIFRMLLALTIHHTLTADVPPTGVAPETSSPPASPATPGPPERGSYNVTNSSDAVCLLARMGLQLNISFISSPYDKTVQEVLNVHPNLVKSSGSCDPDSATLMLTEDNITLTFSFSLNSTSNKYHLSGLELSAAFPDVAKRLVFRNTSLNYMVGTLGHSYMCQKEKTLSVTQDFSLNTFQLQVQPFGVSGDFGAAEECDLDEDDMLIPIIVGAALAVLVLIVILAYLIGRKRSHAGYQTI from the exons ATGATCCCCGTCATCCGCGAACAAAACATGCTCTCCGCGACGATTTTTAGGATGCTGTTAG CTTTAACTATACATCATACTTTGACTGCTGATGTTCCACCCACTGGGGTCGCCCCTGAAACCAGCTCTCCTCCAGCTTCTCCTGCGACCCCCGGACCCCCCGAGCGAGGCAGCTACAATGTCACCAATTCCTCTGATGCTGTCTGTCTCTTGGCACGTATGGGACTGCAACTCAACATTAGCTTTATTTCGAGCCCTTATGACAAG actgtccagGAAGTCTTGAACGTGCATCCAAACCTGGTTAAATCCTCTGGATCCTGTGATCCGGACAGTGCAACTCTCATGCTCACTGAGGACAACATTACTCTGACTTTCAGCTTTTCTTTA AATTCCACATCGAACAAGTATCATCTTAGTGGGTTGGAGTTGTCAGCTGCATTTCCTGATGTGGCTA AGCGCCTTGTTTTCAGGAACACCTCTCTGAATTACATGGTGGGAACCCTGGGCCACTCGTACATGTGTCAGAAGGAGAAGACCTTGAGCGTTACACAGGATTTCTCTCTCAACACCTTCCAGCTTCAAGTGCAGCCTTTTGGTGTCAGTGGAGACTTTGGAgcag CTGAAGAGTGTGATCTAGATGAGGACGACATGTTGATTCCCATTATTGTGGGTGCTGCGTTGGCTGTTCTAGTGCTCATCGTGATCCTGGCTTACCTTATCGGCAGGAAAAGAAGTCATGCGGGCTACCAGACCATCTAA
- the LOC113109275 gene encoding T-cell surface glycoprotein CD3 zeta chain-like, whose product MILQKKSAFYPDEALSVFDPTYCYIFDVFLLLYSVIFTALYFREKFTREEPVPPEPAPLARNPNEPVYTDLDLPQMSSDYQQLDRPIRRREPETHYQELRAHTSDEYQAIRTKGAKPRKSKRKSNEGRTRRNGDAAESMEMETYPTEMLHY is encoded by the exons ATGATCCTGCAGAAGAAAAGTGCTTTTTACCCCGATG AGGCCCTGTCCGTGTTTGACCCAACGTATTGctatatttttgatgtttttctgCTGCTGTATTCTGTTATTTTCACTGCTCTCTACTTCAGAGAGAAG TTTACAAGAGAAGAGCCTGTTCCTCCAGAACCTGCGCCACTGGCCCGTAACCCCAATGAGCCTGTCTATACA GACTTGGATCTGCCTCAGATGAGCTCCGATTATCAGCAACTGGATAGACCG ATAAGAAGACGGGAGCCAGAGACACATTATCAG gAATTGAGAGCACACACAAGTGATGAATACCAGGCAATAAGAACTAAAGGAGCCAAA CCTCGCAAAAGCAAGAGAAAATCTAATGAG GGTCGAACGAGGAGAAACGGGGATGCAGCCGAGTCTATGGAGATGGAAACTTATCCCACTGAAATGTTGCACTATTAG